Genomic DNA from Candidatus Hydrogenedentota bacterium:
TAGATTTTATGCTATGTTCACTGAAAATACAAACAGGAATTACTTGTAATAAAAAGATTATATGATTCTGTTTTTTGTTCGTCAAATCAAGTAATTAGTCTGGTAATTAAGTAAGGAGAAGCAAAATGAAAGTAGTCTCTTGTTTCAAACCGATATATTTGTTTATCGTCATTGTTTGCCCATTCTTGGCTGGTTGCCCTGAACACCCATGTGATAGTGGCATTTATGAACTTTGCCCGGATGGCATGTTACCCGATTCAGGGGCGCCCGATTCACCGGGAGGTGGAGAGACAAGAGCCTGCGCCCTAAGCTATAGTAAGTGCTCTGGGTGTGACAGAATCACTAAAGAATATGGCAGGTATCAATTGCCTAGTTGTCCCGAAGATTGCCCAAATAAAGCGGAGCATATGGCAAACTGCAAGAACTGCCTTAATATTTACTATGATGCAAGTCCGCTATGTTCACAACGAATAGAAGACTGTCGACCTCTATGCAACTACACAAAAGTTTAGCAATATTAAACTGACAATAAATTAATGCTTGCTGGAATTGACATCCTGATCCCGAAATATTATCAATGCGTTTTGTGGCCTTCAATTCCCCTCTTTCTCTCTTTCCGTGAAGGAGCGTAATGTTATGATTTGTATTATCTCTTCTCTGCTCATATCAACCTTCTTGGCATCCATTGCGGACCCAAACACTTCGGCCGTCATAAAGCGGAAGGCGGATGCTATTGTCTGGTCGAACGCGCTTAGATCTTTTAGTGGGGAATACACCGTATATGAGCGTAAGGCCGACAAATTCTTCATCACCCACGTTTTGCTCAGCCATGACGGTGATAACAAGAAAATTAAAGTCACTTTTGAAGACAGAGGTAATTTTACCACTGAAGAATCTCTCTTTAGTGGTGCTTTTAGATATTTACGCACCAAGTATTCGGAGGAAGTACCAGAATATATAACAGACTTCCCCACTGATAAAGCCTCCTTTTCGGTCCCTGAATCCTCAATATATACTCCCCAGTTGTTCTTCCAACAGAAGGCGGTTTGGGATCATAATGATTCTCTGGAGGATCTGCTTTCCTGGAGTGGCGAGCAATTCGTGATCAAAGGTGAAGAGCATGACGTGCTGGTTCACGAATCGAATCCCGGTGGGCGAATGGACATCCATTTTGACCCTTTGGGCAGGGTCGTGCAAATAGATGTACTCGCCGGCTTTGGCAATAACAAAGAAGCACTTAAGCAACAATACGCCGGAAATATATATGATTTGCGCTGGCCTTATTGGTCCTATATTTACGAGGACTATAAATTAATCAACGGGGTGTGGTTTCCCTTGATGGTTAGAAATATCATCTACGAGCCGGGCTCTCTTGCCAACAGCATTATTGAAGCCCAAAACAGAGACGAAATTGATCCCGTTGCGGCCAGCATTGCGGTCCGTTTAAGCAACGATTTCGTTGAAGGCCGCATTTCAGAAATTGTGTTCAAGGAAGATTCACTGATCCTGAATGAGATTCTTGATGAGCGCTACTTTAAGATTGATATTCCGCCCAACGCCACATTCATAATTCATAACCGCTTGGTCGACCAAGAAACCCTGCAACGCAACCGGGTATACCGCCGGATTATAGTTGGCGCCTTGATTACCGGGTTAGTGTCAGGCATGTTATTTTGTATTTACTGTATTCGAAGGCGACGGATGTTATAAAACGGGCAGTTCAGGGACTGGTTGCGAAATGCGGGAATCCTTGGAACACTTTACTCATTTCTCCGGACTACCCCAGATATCACGCGCTTCCTTCACGTCCCGCCACGGGTACCCGCTAAACCAGCCTGACGGTGGATGGAGTAATAACGAACACTTCGTGAAGACAGACTACGCTCTGCCATACGTGATTCAAGTCTGCGTTACTCTTTTGGGCTCTGCCGAGGATACGTGACATATCTTCCTTTGAACCTTTTCACGAGTCTCATTTTCACCCAGCGTTTCAGCAGGATAAAGAGGAATCCGCGGAACGGTGCGGTTCACAGCGTCTTTCGCGGGGGGCGGCGTTTAGGCTTGGGTTTGGGTTTCGGGGGCGCAACGCGTTCCTCGACCATTTCGCGGGCGGCGCGGACCTGGCACACAATCAATTCAGGTGGGATTTCAGCCAGGAAGCGGCTGGTTTTGCACATGCGTTCGCGGCCATGGCGGGTGCGCGACAGGGCTTCGAAGAGGGTGACGTGCCGTTTGCCGCGGGTCAGGGCGACATAGAAGAGGCGCCGTTCCTCGTCGAGGGCGCCGTCGGTGATACTGCGCTCGTGGGGAAGCGAACCATCCTCCATGCCCACGATAAAGACGAAGGGAAATTCCAGACCCTTGGCGCTGTGAATCGTCATGAGTGACACGCCGTCCCGTTTCATGTCCTGCCTGGACTCCGCCTGGGCATCGCTGTTAAGGTGGGTGGCATCGAGGTACGCATGCAGTCGCGGATGATCCGTGCCGGCCGCGTAGGTGGCGAGGGCGTTGATGACAGCCTCCACATTCTGGACGCGCGCCTCATACTGTACGGGCGTACGGCTGGTACGCCGCAGTTCATCGAGGTAATCGATATCACGGATCAGGTCACGGGCTATGGCGTCAAGGGGCGCGTCCAGATCGCGAAAGCGCTTCCGGTAGCGCTGGATCACGCCGAGAAACCTGCGGATGCCGTACTCGGTGTTTTTCGGGGCCATGCTGCGTTCGAGCACGGCGGCCATTGCCATGCCGAGCGACTTGCCCTCGGTGCGGCAGATCTCGTGGGCAAGGTGCAGGGTAACGTCGCCGATGCCGCGCCGGGGCACGTTCACCACCCGCAGAAAGGCGGTTTCGTCGCGCGGATTGGCGATGACTTTCAAATAGGAGATGATATCCTTCACCTCGGCGCGTTCGAAGAAGTCCTGCCCGCCATAGACCTGGTAGGGGACGCCCGCCTGGCGCAACGCCAGTTCAAAGGGGCGCGACTGGAGGTTGGAACGATAGAGAATCGCGAAATCTTCGAGACTCACGCCTGTTTTTTGCCGGATCTGGATGAGCCAGTTCACCGCCTCGCGCGCCTCGTCCTCCTCGTCGCCGACCACGAAATGATCAATGGGCCGGCCTTTGCCCAGGGACGACCAGAGTTTCTTTTCCCGGCGCGCACTGTTATTCCTGATAACGCCGTTGGCGGCGGCCAGGATGGTTTCGGTGGACCGGTAGTTCTGGTCCAGGGTGATCACCTTCTCGTCCGGGAAGTCGCGTTCGAATTCCAGGATATTGCGCACATCCGCGCCTTCGCTGGGCCGATCCCTTTGATCTCGGGATGATTGGCCAGATACTGGGCCAGCCCTTCGGCGTCCTGGGGCATCTCGATAGATACATGGTCCACCTT
This window encodes:
- a CDS encoding ATP-binding domain-containing protein; translation: MRNILEFERDFPDEKVITLDQNYRSTETILAAANGVIRNNSARREKKLWSSLGKGRPIDHFVVGDEEDEAREAVNWLIQIRQKTGVSLEDFAILYRSNLQSRPFELALRQAGVPYQVYGGQDFFERAEVKDIISYLKVIANPRDETAFLRVVNVPRRGIGDVTLHLAHEICRTEGKSLGMAMAAVLERSMAPKNTEYGIRRFLGVIQRYRKRFRDLDAPLDAIARDLIRDIDYLDELRRTSRTPVQYEARVQNVEAVINALATYAAGTDHPRLHAYLDATHLNSDAQAESRQDMKRDGVSLMTIHSAKGLEFPFVFIVGMEDGSLPHERSITDGALDEERRLFYVALTRGKRHVTLFEALSRTRHGRERMCKTSRFLAEIPPELIVCQVRAAREMVEERVAPPKPKPKPKRRPPRKTL